In Drosophila gunungcola strain Sukarami chromosome 2R unlocalized genomic scaffold, Dgunungcola_SK_2 000020F, whole genome shotgun sequence, a single window of DNA contains:
- the LOC128256541 gene encoding serine protease grass-like, with product MNGSLAIFTLAWAFICLFPASQAGPKNPEELRVYKQLKQLDCGVLTNIIPSQRLHRRITGGRISSLMSQPWMAFIYIPSHLELCRCGGALISERFILTAAHCFKLCPKSSELRVRLGELDLNSSADCTTYDYKLICAPPVEEYTIEKWTIHEDFDAFSSWNDMALIRLDRKVVFKDHIRPICLPLSDDLLAFTTLMGKPYIAVGWGKMEDRRFANTTMEVYINTKNCSGGRDSSFLCADGSFVDTCTGDSGGPLTWSTMYFGTVRTVLFGVVSTGASDCGTGQSAYYMDVPTFVPWILAKLAEFPNLLDGSENI from the exons ATGAACGGTTCTCTCGCGATTTTTACCCTGGCTTGGGCTTTCATCTGCCTATTTCCTGCATCCCAAGCTGGACCTAAAAACCCCGAGGAGCTGAGAGTATACAAACAGCTGAAACAACTGGACTGCGGAGTCCTTACAAATATAATTCCCAGCCAAAGACTTCACCGACGAATCACCGGTGGCAGGATATCTTCCCTGATGTCTCAGCCTTGGATGGCGTTCATCTATATACCAAGTCATTTGGAGCTGTGTCGCTGTGGAGGCGCCCTTATCTCAGAAC GCTTCATTTTAACTGCTGCGCATTGCTTTAAATTGTGCCCCAAGTCCAGCGA ATTAAGAGTGCGGCTGGGAGAGCTCGACCTAAATTCATCAGCTGACTGCACAACGTACGattataaactaatttgtGCACCACCCGTGGAGGAATATACCATAGAAAAGTGGACTATTCACGAGGATTTCGATGCCTTTTCTAGTTGGAATGACATGGCCCTCATAAGACTTGACCGGAAAGTGGTATTTAAAG ACCACATTCGACCCATTTGTCTGCCCCTAAGCGACGATCTCCTGGCGTTTACCACATTGATGGGAAAACCCTACATTGCGGTGGGCTGGGGAAAAATGGAGGATCGCCGCTTCGCCAACACTACCATGGAAGTCTATATCAACACGAAGAATTGCTCTGGCGGCAGGGACTCTTCCTTTTTGTGCGCCGATGGATCCTTTGTGGATACCTGCACCGGCGATTCGGGTGGTCCGCTCACCTGGTCAACCATGTACTTTGGCACCGTGCGAACGGTTCTATTCGGAGTGGTCAGCACGGGGGCCAGTGACTGTGGAACTGGTCAGAGCGCCTACTACATGGATGTGCCCACCTTTGTGCCCTGGATACTCGCCAAGCTGGCAGAGTTCCCCAACTTGTTGGATGGTTCTGAGAACATTTAA
- the LOC128256540 gene encoding serine-threonine kinase receptor-associated protein, with the protein MSLPDMGGIGDGHADAVVELAFSRDLGSGFVLASAGLDGQVMLRNGYTAAWIGSLRRQGMSVWSVALGEDGKILASGGGDCTARVWDVVLGRQLAKIPHPDTVASVDLNRQANRLVTGCLGPAPLVTLFDLQCLDKTPLMVFGGHHRGVRDLAFCLDNRCVLTSSYDRTVKMWDCLSGESARSIVLPHHAKALELHHGGDMVTIAYGRSLIFLDCKQFEVLKHRKMAYKVTAATLHPNKESYVCGNSMGYVYKYEYSTDALLLSYFYDNGSEISFLRFSPDGEVCAIGTTNGSIVMWLQNMDKWNIYGLSDEDFEKEEEESTS; encoded by the coding sequence ATGTCGTTGCCTGATATGGGAGGAATCGGTGATGGTCACGCGGACGCAGTGGTTGAGCTAGCCTTCAGCAGGGACTTGGGATCGGGATTCGTCCTGGCCTCGGCGGGACTCGATGGGCAGGTGATGCTGCGAAATGGCTACACAGCCGCCTGGATTGGATCGCTGAGAAGGCAGGGGATGAGCGTGTGGAGCGTGGCCCTGGGCGAAGATGGCAAGATCCTGGCCAGCGGCGGTGGCGATTGCACGGCTCGTGTCTGGGATGTGGTGCTCGGGCGGCAGCTGGCGAAGATTCCGCATCCGGACACAGTGGCCAGCGTGGACTTGAATCGGCAGGCCAATCGCCTGGTGACCGGTTGCCTCGGCCCGGCTCCCCTCGTCACCCTCTTCGACCTGCAATGCTTGGACAAGACGCCGCTGATGGTCTTTGGGGGTCACCACCGTGGCGTGAGGGATCTCGCCTTCTGCCTGGACAATCGCTGCGTGCTGACATCCTCCTACGATCGCACTGTGAAGATGTGGGACTGCCTGAGCGGCGAGAGTGCCCGCTCCATTGTCCTGCCGCATCACGCCAAGGCCTTGGAGCTCCACCATGGCGGTGATATGGTGACCATCGCCTATGGCCGCAGCCTGATCTTTCTGGACTGCAAGCAGTTCGAGGTGCTCAAGCACCGCAAGATGGCCTACAAAGTGACGGCGGCCACACTGCATCCCAACAAGGAGTCGTACGTGTGCGGCAACAGCATGGGCTACGTCTACAAGTACGAATACTCCACGGATGCTCTTCTGCTGTCCTACTTCTACGACAATGGCAGCGAGATATCCTTCTTGAGGTTCAGCCCGGACGGCGAGGTGTGCGCCATTGGCACGACTAATGGATCAATCGTTATGTGGCTACAGAACATGGACAAGTGGAACATCTACGGTTTGTCGGACGAGGACTTTGAGAAGGAGGAAGAGGAGTCCACCAGTTAA